One Nitrospirota bacterium DNA segment encodes these proteins:
- a CDS encoding cytochrome b/b6 domain-containing protein: MQRIFLHALPVRIWHWVNLAAFIVLILTGAQIKMGGKINLFSFETAVEIHSWLGFVLIANYFIWLVYYLVTGNIKIYIPPLHRPVEFARKALIQAKFYGYGIMVGDDNPHHPTFYNKFNPMQQVSYLMIMVLLIPLQLITGLFLWDPKLFEPAINLFGGLQIVDLIHVLLWIFFSAFMIVHFYLATLGHTPMAHIIAMFKGYEEIHEEHGHGHDEGHGGHDEGHGHGKTEEHGHSHGH; this comes from the coding sequence ATGCAAAGGATATTTTTACATGCACTGCCGGTAAGAATCTGGCACTGGGTGAATCTGGCTGCCTTTATCGTGCTGATACTTACAGGGGCTCAGATAAAAATGGGTGGAAAGATAAATCTGTTCTCGTTCGAGACCGCTGTTGAAATTCACAGCTGGCTGGGGTTCGTCCTCATCGCGAATTATTTCATATGGCTTGTGTACTACCTGGTAACAGGCAATATCAAGATCTATATCCCCCCCCTGCACAGGCCGGTGGAGTTTGCCAGGAAGGCGTTGATTCAGGCCAAATTTTACGGATACGGCATTATGGTCGGGGATGACAATCCGCACCATCCCACATTCTATAACAAGTTCAACCCCATGCAGCAGGTTTCATACCTCATGATTATGGTACTGCTGATCCCCCTTCAGCTGATAACCGGCCTGTTCCTCTGGGACCCGAAGCTCTTTGAGCCGGCTATCAATCTCTTCGGAGGACTGCAGATTGTCGACCTCATTCATGTGCTCCTCTGGATATTCTTCAGTGCATTTATGATCGTGCATTTCTATCTTGCCACGCTCGGCCATACTCCCATGGCACATATCATCGCGATGTTCAAGGGATATGAGGAGATTCATGAAGAGCATGGTCACGGCCATGATGAGGGCCACGGGGGGCATGATGAGGGCCATGGCCATGGCAAAACTGAAGAGCACGGACACAGTCACGGGCACTGA
- the msrB gene encoding peptide-methionine (R)-S-oxide reductase MsrB codes for MITTACANSDQNRSPAVSANKLETAIFAGGCFWCMEPPFEKLNGVKGVVPGYTGGTKENPTYEEVSAGGTGHVEAVQILYDPTRITYAELLDVFWRQIDPTDPGGQFVDRGSQYRSAIFYLNQEQKRLAEKSKRELAKSGRFAKPLVTEILPAARFYRAEGYHQDYYKKNPIRYKFYRFNSGRDQLLKKIWGGKDMEKSAGSSAFQKPSREELKKRLTPLQYRVTQENGTEKPFENEYWNNKKDGIYVDIVSGEPLFSSRDKYDSGTGWPSFTRPLEPDNIVEKEDRSLFVKRTEIRSRKGDSHLGHVFSDGPPPTDLRYCMNSAALRFIPKEDLEKEGYGKYKKLFEK; via the coding sequence ATGATAACCACTGCATGCGCAAACAGCGACCAGAATAGAAGTCCGGCAGTGTCTGCCAATAAACTGGAAACCGCGATCTTTGCCGGCGGATGTTTCTGGTGCATGGAGCCGCCGTTTGAGAAGCTGAACGGAGTCAAGGGAGTTGTCCCGGGATATACCGGGGGCACCAAAGAAAATCCGACATATGAAGAGGTATCCGCAGGAGGGACCGGACATGTCGAGGCAGTTCAGATCCTCTATGACCCTACCAGAATTACCTACGCAGAACTCCTTGATGTCTTCTGGAGGCAGATTGATCCGACGGACCCCGGCGGTCAGTTTGTCGACAGGGGTTCCCAGTACAGGAGCGCGATTTTCTACCTTAACCAAGAACAGAAGCGGCTGGCTGAAAAATCAAAAAGAGAACTTGCAAAGTCCGGGCGGTTTGCAAAACCCCTTGTCACGGAGATCCTTCCTGCAGCGCGCTTCTACAGGGCAGAGGGATATCACCAGGATTACTATAAAAAAAATCCGATACGGTACAAATTCTATCGTTTCAATTCAGGCCGTGACCAGTTGCTGAAAAAAATATGGGGAGGAAAAGATATGGAAAAGAGCGCAGGAAGCAGTGCATTCCAGAAACCTTCCAGAGAGGAACTGAAGAAACGGCTGACTCCTCTGCAATACAGGGTCACCCAGGAAAATGGCACTGAAAAGCCTTTTGAGAACGAATACTGGAACAATAAAAAAGACGGGATATATGTGGATATTGTCTCCGGCGAACCCCTTTTCAGCTCGCGTGACAAATATGACTCCGGGACAGGATGGCCGAGTTTCACGAGGCCGCTCGAACCGGACAACATCGTCGAAAAGGAAGACAGGAGCCTTTTCGTGAAGAGAACCGAGATAAGAAGCAGAAAGGGAGATTCCCACCTCGGACATGTCTTTTCAGACGGACCGCCTCCAACAGATCTCCGTTACTGCATGAACTCCGCAGCCCTCCGTTTCATTCCGAAGGAGGACCTGGAAAAAGAAGGGTACGGCAAATACAAAAAACTGTTTGAAAAATAA
- a CDS encoding rhomboid family intramembrane serine protease, producing the protein MSGKQAASHFLEGDNALIPYKDDNPTSVFPAATIAIIALNILVFLLQITARSGMREVTYAYGAIPQYLLSFEKAQPVHPAMTVFSSMFMHGGLFHLGGNMLYLWIFGNNIEDRLGHIRFLLYYLFCGIIAAYAHAVTNPDSTIPMVGASGAVSGILGAYLLLFPHARVHMLIFLGFFITTVKIPALIVIGFWAIIQFINGMISTGLHEAQGGVAWFAHIGGFLIGLVTIRIWLPRRNRRWL; encoded by the coding sequence TTGTCCGGAAAACAGGCTGCCAGTCACTTCCTTGAAGGGGACAACGCGTTGATCCCCTATAAGGATGATAACCCGACCTCTGTGTTCCCGGCCGCCACCATTGCTATCATCGCGCTGAATATCCTGGTTTTTCTGCTCCAGATAACAGCCCGTTCAGGGATGCGTGAAGTAACCTACGCCTATGGCGCCATCCCCCAGTATCTGCTCTCCTTTGAGAAGGCCCAGCCGGTGCATCCCGCAATGACGGTGTTTTCGTCCATGTTCATGCACGGCGGACTGTTCCATTTGGGAGGCAATATGCTGTACTTATGGATTTTCGGCAACAACATAGAGGACAGGCTGGGACACATCCGGTTTCTCCTGTACTATCTCTTCTGCGGGATTATTGCTGCATATGCCCATGCGGTCACAAACCCGGACTCAACGATCCCGATGGTCGGAGCAAGCGGCGCAGTTTCCGGTATCCTTGGCGCATATCTGCTGCTCTTTCCGCATGCGCGGGTACATATGCTGATATTTTTAGGCTTTTTTATAACGACGGTAAAGATTCCTGCCTTGATAGTTATCGGATTTTGGGCTATTATACAATTCATCAATGGCATGATAAGCACAGGACTTCATGAGGCTCAGGGAGGAGTTGCGTGGTTTGCACATATTGGCGGGTTCCTCATAGGCCTTGTAACGATACGAATCTGGTTGCCAAGGAGGAATAGACGGTGGTTGTAA
- a CDS encoding DUF4412 domain-containing protein codes for MLKRLAAAVVCIFLFAGTVSAIEFSADTISTYKGEQRVEGKMYFKPDKFRMDIKTYEDMFIITRIDKKVVWNIMPEQRMYMEMPFDLTHKPKVEEKFEGEIERKEVGRETIDGHPTIKYLITFITENKREQAYQWLATDINFPVKMSAVDGSWTQEYRNIKITGQPDSLFEVPAGFQKMQMPQIPGGLNFQHMK; via the coding sequence ATGCTTAAGAGGCTTGCAGCGGCAGTAGTGTGTATTTTTCTTTTTGCCGGTACGGTTTCCGCAATCGAATTCTCGGCCGACACCATCTCGACGTATAAGGGTGAGCAACGGGTAGAGGGCAAGATGTACTTTAAACCTGACAAGTTCCGCATGGACATAAAGACGTATGAGGACATGTTCATCATCACAAGGATCGACAAGAAAGTGGTATGGAATATCATGCCCGAACAGAGGATGTACATGGAGATGCCTTTTGACCTCACACATAAACCGAAGGTTGAAGAAAAATTCGAGGGTGAGATAGAAAGAAAGGAAGTCGGCCGTGAAACCATTGACGGACACCCGACCATAAAATATCTGATCACATTTATCACGGAGAACAAAAGGGAACAGGCATATCAGTGGCTGGCCACTGATATCAATTTCCCTGTCAAAATGTCCGCAGTCGACGGGTCATGGACCCAGGAATACAGAAATATCAAGATTACCGGACAACCGGACAGCCTTTTCGAGGTCCCGGCAGGATTTCAGAAGATGCAGATGCCCCAGATTCCGGGCGGGCTCAATTTTCAGCACATGAAATAA
- a CDS encoding zinc-ribbon domain-containing protein: MVVICPKCKTKLKIADEKISRAGSRFKCPKCSTVLLVKKPAPAPEKPVDNIKILVAHSNPSAMHTITTLLNNNGYRTVTATDGIEAMVKSIKELPFLAVIEVSLPKIYGIEVCKRLRLRPETKHIKFILISSPYDKTRYKRDPESLYDADDHIEDHQIAEQLMDSVNALRKKESGIKEPAKETPEEIPAPQQPPAEAGEKYAEPASDDKTERARRLARTIVSDIYLYNTAKAEESIRNNTFMSVFSSELREGLKLYENRISPEVRNRGDFFMEVIHDFIENKKKSV, translated from the coding sequence GTGGTTGTAATATGCCCTAAATGCAAAACAAAGCTGAAGATTGCGGACGAAAAAATATCCCGGGCAGGGTCACGGTTCAAATGCCCGAAATGCAGCACAGTGCTGCTGGTAAAAAAACCTGCTCCTGCTCCCGAAAAACCGGTAGACAATATTAAAATCCTTGTTGCGCATTCAAACCCGTCTGCCATGCACACGATAACCACCTTACTGAATAACAACGGTTATCGGACTGTTACTGCCACTGACGGCATAGAAGCGATGGTCAAGTCAATCAAGGAACTTCCCTTTCTTGCGGTCATTGAAGTCAGTCTTCCGAAGATATACGGAATCGAGGTCTGCAAGAGGCTCAGGCTGAGGCCTGAAACGAAGCATATCAAATTCATCCTGATAAGTTCCCCTTACGACAAGACCAGATACAAAAGAGACCCTGAATCCCTGTATGATGCAGACGACCATATCGAAGATCATCAGATTGCAGAGCAGCTCATGGATTCTGTCAATGCACTCAGGAAAAAAGAGTCGGGGATAAAAGAGCCTGCAAAAGAAACACCCGAAGAAATTCCTGCACCGCAACAGCCCCCGGCAGAGGCCGGAGAGAAATATGCAGAGCCCGCCAGCGATGACAAGACAGAACGCGCCAGAAGACTCGCAAGGACTATCGTCTCCGATATCTACCTCTACAACACGGCAAAAGCGGAAGAATCCATACGGAATAACACCTTTATGTCCGTCTTTTCATCAGAACTCCGCGAGGGGCTGAAGCTGTATGAGAACAGGATATCGCCGGAGGTGCGAAACCGGGGTGATTTCTTCATGGAAGTGATACACGATTTCATTGAGAATAAAAAGAAATCAGTATAA
- the groES gene encoding co-chaperone GroES, which translates to MKFKPLRDRVLVKFSSEEEKTAGGLYIPDTAKEKPQRGTVVAVGPGRVTDDGKRHPMDIKVGDTVLFDKYSGSKIKMDDDEYLIIREEDILGIVE; encoded by the coding sequence ATGAAGTTCAAACCACTCAGGGACAGAGTATTAGTCAAGTTTTCTTCAGAGGAGGAAAAAACCGCGGGGGGGCTTTACATTCCTGATACCGCGAAAGAAAAACCCCAGAGGGGCACCGTTGTTGCAGTTGGACCCGGCAGGGTTACAGACGACGGCAAGCGTCACCCAATGGATATCAAAGTCGGCGATACGGTACTCTTTGATAAATATTCCGGATCAAAGATAAAAATGGATGATGATGAGTACCTCATCATCAGGGAAGAGGATATCCTGGGGATAGTCGAATAA
- a CDS encoding translocation/assembly module TamB domain-containing protein, whose protein sequence is MTEYENIAQPKRKGRKKLAFLILFTAIIIAGMLLARGRYVSDALKNVILPELQQASGQKVTAEKMYLNLFPLFIEARGLTVTSQEEGKILSVEKVKGYVELPGLFDRNITIRRLAIYQPDISAERTQIEGIVHNIKAYLEEEKKTVFKVKVKVVEIVKGTANLRDNDLHGTVSIKGLAGELILGEYERIKATVKELVLEKEGWPKIECDINTAIIVKKEKVEIKHLEIGSHGSRLKTAGVYSKEQGSLTTDVALIMDSIKRIFRLGQRGDGRIAAKGVIRLEKSRREELSLRADRLRPEVRLEAGKKAGFSLQDIFLDLKLSGDFYLQTLMELLEVKDQLEGLVDFKGDIKGRLSDITGTAETRLRKGNLYGVDIDSLKCEVFYHDGEMKFEKGRASLYDGSAEADALIHLPVVDFYTLNVKFRNADSRPILKLIGWEPDIPDGKVEGELSTSGSAFNPDGKFVYRSLSAGQRTRKQGQQQPVEDVLYRIRDIKGNFSLRDGNVSFPSLLITTSVSNLNLNGTVDIPRKQLTFRSRLSAGNISDLTLPYYREVTGRGEFSGELTGHFDNPKMSGRADLSHVVIEGYPLHSVTADFAYQKKLLEIRSSSLKAPGQEHSFQGKISFPDAKELFELLMPVYDLKATLRNAELGQTVRMFYRDFSGQGRMNADIRIGSRDRKMYLTGKAYLEKASVYKVPFDTASMSLAYANEELSLKGVSVRKRNSNLTGEGSISYDGRFSYRISSEKVFIRDFGLDRMPDDAVVRIRSEGHGTFDNPSIELNATVEGGTFKGRNMGKGIVQALIRNRNITVNAALFNERMKLRGHGYLNDALPWNAELSFQPGRYDFIVSSVLKDVPEDLQLNLEGNVQMKGDRKNISASVRIAHLTLALFGQTLSNDSDIIFQMENRKLSFRAFAVRSGATSFSLKGGMEIGREYDIVMNGSSSLSPLKGLSKKIGYLKGDADFVFAVKGKWEQPEINGGMNLFDASFGLRDYAAYMSSINGYLYIEGDRVVLERLSGKIGGGNIALSGILYLKGFTPRKYYLEAKLDNIAPVLDRDFSINFSGDLVYKGTKDAQSITGDIKINRATYRQMVEWRRWLLTAKAIETPKTEVSVLEKAELNIRISGSDHISIDNNIARAPVNIRGDMIVKGTLSNPILFGRLETKDGYAYFKNNEFRIIYASVDFADPNRIKPVINLTAETDVKGYNITLNLDGEMDQFNLSLSSDPHLEEVDVLALLTVGHVGKELKGLEGGIGAGEATSFLTGEVQDVLEERVRTITGIDRFQVEPSISKTTSTVSPKVTVSERLLGDKLFVTYSTLWGSQVEEVLKVEYRFNKNISLIGVRDEKGSIGGDVKLRFRFK, encoded by the coding sequence ATGACCGAATACGAAAACATAGCGCAACCGAAGAGAAAAGGGCGGAAAAAACTAGCATTTCTTATCCTGTTTACCGCGATCATCATCGCGGGCATGCTCCTTGCGCGTGGGCGGTATGTATCAGATGCCCTGAAGAATGTCATCCTTCCCGAGCTGCAGCAGGCTTCAGGCCAGAAAGTCACCGCCGAAAAGATGTATCTGAATCTGTTCCCTTTGTTCATAGAAGCCAGAGGATTAACAGTAACCAGTCAGGAAGAAGGGAAGATCCTTTCAGTCGAAAAGGTGAAGGGGTATGTTGAACTCCCGGGACTGTTCGACAGAAATATTACAATTCGCAGGCTGGCAATATACCAGCCTGACATCTCAGCCGAACGAACGCAGATAGAAGGTATAGTACATAACATAAAGGCGTATCTTGAGGAAGAAAAAAAGACTGTATTCAAGGTGAAGGTTAAGGTTGTCGAGATCGTGAAGGGCACGGCCAATCTGAGAGACAATGATCTGCATGGTACGGTAAGCATAAAAGGTCTGGCCGGAGAACTAATTTTGGGTGAATACGAGAGGATAAAAGCCACAGTGAAGGAGCTTGTCCTGGAAAAAGAGGGATGGCCGAAAATAGAATGCGATATCAATACCGCCATCATAGTGAAAAAGGAGAAGGTTGAGATAAAGCACCTTGAAATAGGCTCACATGGGTCCCGGCTGAAAACCGCGGGAGTTTACTCCAAAGAGCAGGGCAGCCTAACGACTGATGTGGCGCTGATTATGGATTCAATAAAACGTATTTTCAGGCTGGGACAGAGGGGCGACGGGAGGATTGCTGCAAAAGGCGTGATCAGGCTCGAGAAAAGCAGAAGAGAAGAGCTTTCTCTCAGGGCGGATCGTCTGCGTCCGGAGGTAAGGCTTGAAGCAGGGAAAAAGGCCGGGTTCAGCCTGCAGGATATATTTCTGGATCTCAAGCTGAGCGGCGATTTCTATCTCCAGACTCTCATGGAACTGCTGGAAGTGAAAGACCAGCTTGAGGGACTTGTTGATTTCAAGGGTGATATTAAGGGACGCCTTTCCGATATCACGGGGACAGCCGAGACCAGGCTCAGAAAGGGAAATCTCTATGGCGTCGACATAGACTCTCTCAAATGCGAGGTATTCTACCATGATGGAGAAATGAAGTTCGAAAAGGGCCGTGCATCGCTGTATGACGGCTCGGCCGAGGCAGATGCGTTAATACACCTCCCTGTTGTTGACTTTTACACGCTGAATGTGAAATTCAGGAATGCTGACAGCAGGCCGATCCTTAAGCTGATAGGGTGGGAGCCTGACATCCCTGATGGCAAGGTTGAAGGAGAACTGTCAACCTCCGGCAGCGCATTCAATCCGGACGGAAAGTTTGTGTACCGATCCTTAAGTGCGGGGCAAAGAACAAGGAAGCAGGGACAGCAGCAACCTGTCGAAGATGTCCTGTACAGAATCAGGGATATCAAGGGAAATTTTTCCCTGCGGGACGGCAACGTATCATTCCCCAGCCTGCTGATTACTACTTCAGTATCAAACCTGAATCTGAACGGGACCGTTGACATCCCCCGCAAACAGCTTACTTTCAGAAGCAGGCTTTCGGCAGGGAACATCTCAGACCTTACGCTGCCGTATTACCGGGAAGTTACGGGTCGCGGAGAATTTTCCGGGGAGCTCACCGGCCATTTTGACAATCCGAAAATGTCCGGCAGGGCCGATCTTTCCCACGTCGTGATTGAAGGCTATCCGCTGCACAGCGTTACTGCGGATTTTGCATATCAGAAAAAGCTCCTTGAAATCCGCAGTTCGTCCCTGAAGGCACCGGGGCAGGAGCACAGTTTTCAGGGGAAGATCTCATTCCCGGACGCAAAAGAACTCTTCGAATTATTGATGCCGGTGTATGACCTGAAAGCAACCCTCAGGAATGCGGAACTCGGGCAGACTGTCCGCATGTTCTACCGGGATTTTTCAGGCCAGGGCCGGATGAACGCGGATATCAGGATCGGCAGCAGAGACAGAAAAATGTATCTGACAGGAAAGGCATATCTCGAGAAGGCCTCGGTATACAAGGTTCCTTTTGATACCGCATCCATGTCCCTGGCATATGCGAATGAAGAGCTCTCCTTGAAAGGGGTTTCCGTCAGGAAGAGGAATTCGAATCTGACCGGGGAGGGAAGTATTTCCTATGACGGGAGATTTTCCTACCGCATTTCGTCGGAAAAAGTTTTCATCAGGGATTTCGGACTTGACCGTATGCCGGATGACGCAGTAGTGCGCATCCGCTCGGAAGGACACGGCACCTTTGATAACCCGTCCATAGAGCTGAATGCCACAGTTGAAGGAGGCACGTTCAAGGGGAGGAACATGGGGAAGGGCATCGTGCAGGCGCTCATACGGAACAGGAACATTACGGTGAACGCCGCCCTGTTTAATGAGAGGATGAAGCTGAGAGGACACGGATATCTCAATGATGCGCTCCCCTGGAATGCGGAACTCTCCTTCCAGCCGGGAAGATATGATTTCATTGTCAGTTCAGTCCTCAAAGATGTTCCTGAAGACCTCCAGCTTAATCTCGAAGGCAATGTCCAGATGAAGGGTGACAGGAAAAACATTTCGGCATCTGTGCGTATTGCCCACCTGACCCTTGCCCTGTTCGGGCAGACCCTCTCGAATGATTCCGATATCATTTTTCAGATGGAAAACAGGAAGCTGTCTTTCAGGGCATTCGCGGTAAGAAGCGGTGCAACCTCCTTCAGCCTCAAAGGGGGCATGGAAATCGGCAGGGAATATGATATTGTGATGAACGGCAGTTCGTCTCTTTCCCCGCTGAAGGGGTTGTCAAAAAAGATAGGATATCTGAAGGGAGATGCGGATTTCGTCTTTGCGGTGAAGGGGAAATGGGAGCAGCCAGAGATCAACGGAGGCATGAACCTGTTTGACGCCTCTTTCGGCCTCAGGGATTATGCTGCCTACATGAGTTCGATCAACGGCTATCTCTACATCGAAGGTGACAGAGTCGTGCTGGAGAGGCTTTCAGGAAAGATTGGAGGCGGCAATATTGCCCTGTCAGGTATTCTTTACCTTAAGGGATTTACGCCCAGGAAATACTATCTTGAGGCGAAACTCGACAATATTGCCCCGGTGCTTGACCGGGATTTCTCGATAAATTTCAGCGGAGACCTTGTGTACAAGGGGACGAAAGATGCACAGAGCATTACAGGTGACATAAAAATCAACAGGGCGACATACAGGCAGATGGTCGAATGGAGACGGTGGCTGCTTACCGCAAAGGCAATCGAGACGCCGAAAACAGAGGTGTCGGTTCTCGAAAAAGCTGAACTCAATATAAGGATTTCCGGAAGTGACCATATCTCCATCGACAATAATATTGCACGGGCCCCTGTAAACATACGGGGTGACATGATCGTCAAAGGGACATTGTCGAATCCCATCCTGTTCGGAAGGCTCGAGACAAAGGACGGGTACGCCTATTTCAAGAACAACGAGTTCAGGATCATCTATGCGAGCGTTGACTTTGCGGACCCCAACAGGATCAAGCCAGTCATCAATCTCACCGCAGAGACAGATGTGAAAGGCTATAATATTACGCTGAACCTTGACGGAGAGATGGACCAGTTTAATCTCTCCCTATCGTCTGATCCACACCTTGAAGAGGTTGATGTGCTTGCCCTGCTGACTGTTGGCCATGTGGGCAAGGAACTCAAAGGGCTCGAGGGAGGTATCGGCGCGGGAGAGGCGACGTCTTTTCTGACTGGTGAGGTTCAGGATGTGCTTGAAGAGCGGGTACGGACCATCACAGGAATAGACAGGTTCCAGGTTGAACCGAGCATATCAAAGACAACAAGCACCGTGAGTCCGAAAGTAACGGTTTCCGAGCGGCTATTAGGAGATAAACTTTTTGTTACCTACAGCACCCTGTGGGGATCACAGGTCGAAGAAGTCCTCAAGGTTGAATACCGCTTCAACAAGAACATCTCTCTGATCGGCGTGAGGGATGAGAAGGGAAGTATCGGGGGTGATGTGAAGCTGCGGTTCAGATTCAAATGA
- a CDS encoding cytochrome c3 family protein, whose product MDSKKTISLLLFLAFLIFPVYVSAAKSAAKTAHKSPVDLCLDCHSDRTMNKKLMNKEILSLYISGSDFKASIHGQVGCAGCHPDITLDNHPVVKQIRSKREYSANASRKCSACHTAEQLQKRQPIHSSLAAKGTCVECHGAHYIKDIAAAKVGVKENQYCLTCHSNRISMTMKNGETLSVYVDLNVFTGSVHGKLQCTDCHKEFSKTVHPFRSFSSRRAYTIAASESCRQCHDKVYTEYEASVHSEMLKGGNKKAPACADCHGDHAIVSPKKDKNIGIASCNKCHSDMNSSYAASMHGKARIKGDPEAPTCASCHNAHNVEATAMSTNIKDGCLGCHRDSSRLHNKWLSNPPIAMPTFADAHFKSASCAACHAAPNAARGVFLSLYNRKTGKPLPEGELLQALETDSSGIMEKIDTNGDGSVDPKELWNLYALLFKKGYIVLFNGKVDVLSGADAHLIGPKAEAVKDCEKCHLPNAELFRNVAIAIKKEDEKPLLLNTKSEVLTSIMSILPMSKFYVLGATSIELFDILFIVALIGGIAVPIGHITCRIIFSPIRSLRRMGKGGKK is encoded by the coding sequence ATGGATAGTAAAAAGACCATATCGTTGCTTTTGTTCCTTGCCTTCTTGATTTTCCCCGTGTATGTGAGCGCCGCAAAAAGCGCTGCAAAAACTGCTCATAAATCTCCGGTCGATCTCTGCCTTGACTGTCACTCCGACAGGACCATGAACAAAAAGCTGATGAACAAAGAAATCCTTTCCCTCTATATCAGCGGGAGTGATTTCAAAGCGTCTATCCATGGCCAGGTGGGCTGTGCAGGCTGCCATCCGGATATTACTCTGGATAATCACCCGGTAGTCAAGCAGATCAGGAGCAAACGCGAGTATTCGGCGAATGCCTCCAGGAAATGTTCGGCCTGCCACACCGCCGAACAGTTGCAGAAGAGGCAGCCGATTCACAGTTCTCTTGCTGCAAAGGGAACATGTGTTGAATGTCACGGAGCCCATTATATCAAAGACATTGCTGCTGCAAAAGTCGGGGTAAAAGAGAATCAGTATTGTCTGACATGCCATAGCAACAGAATCAGCATGACCATGAAAAACGGCGAGACCCTCTCTGTCTATGTAGATTTGAACGTGTTCACCGGTTCTGTCCACGGGAAACTCCAGTGCACCGACTGCCATAAGGAGTTTTCAAAGACAGTGCATCCGTTCCGCTCGTTCAGCAGCAGGCGTGCATACACGATCGCAGCATCAGAAAGCTGCCGGCAGTGTCACGACAAGGTTTACACGGAGTATGAAGCCAGCGTCCATTCGGAGATGCTGAAGGGCGGCAATAAGAAGGCTCCGGCCTGTGCGGACTGTCACGGGGATCATGCGATAGTGAGCCCGAAAAAGGACAAGAATATCGGGATTGCCTCCTGCAACAAATGCCACAGCGACATGAACAGTTCATATGCGGCCAGCATGCATGGAAAGGCAAGGATCAAGGGAGATCCGGAAGCCCCCACCTGCGCATCATGTCATAATGCGCACAATGTCGAAGCGACTGCCATGTCCACGAACATAAAGGACGGCTGTCTCGGTTGTCACAGGGATTCGTCACGTCTCCACAACAAATGGTTATCGAATCCGCCGATTGCGATGCCGACGTTTGCTGATGCCCATTTCAAATCCGCTTCCTGCGCGGCATGCCATGCTGCCCCGAATGCAGCGCGCGGAGTTTTCCTGAGCCTCTACAACAGAAAAACCGGCAAGCCCCTGCCGGAAGGGGAGCTGCTCCAGGCACTTGAAACAGACTCCTCCGGAATTATGGAGAAAATCGATACCAACGGAGACGGAAGCGTCGATCCGAAGGAATTATGGAATCTCTACGCCCTCCTGTTCAAGAAAGGATACATCGTTTTATTTAACGGAAAAGTGGATGTTCTGAGCGGGGCCGACGCGCACCTGATCGGTCCGAAGGCTGAGGCTGTGAAGGATTGCGAAAAATGCCATCTTCCGAATGCAGAACTGTTCAGAAATGTCGCGATCGCGATTAAGAAGGAGGACGAGAAACCTCTGCTTCTTAACACAAAGAGCGAAGTCCTTACCTCTATCATGTCAATACTCCCGATGAGCAAGTTCTACGTACTCGGTGCCACGAGTATCGAGCTGTTCGATATACTCTTCATTGTAGCGCTGATAGGCGGCATCGCCGTTCCAATAGGCCATATTACCTGTCGAATAATATTTTCTCCAATACGATCACTTCGCCGCATGGGGAAGGGAGGTAAGAAATAA